Within the Bacteroidales bacterium genome, the region TCTATTCTTTCTGTAAATATGATACAAAGAGTCTGGAAATAAAGAGCTGGAACGAGTACTGAGCAAGGATTGAATTGTACAGAGCTAAGAGAAAAGAGGAAAAGGTTTCGGGTCCCGTGTCTCGGGTCTCGGGTTTCGGGTTTCCCCAATCAATTGCTGGTAGAAGTTGTGAAATATACCAATTAGTGTTTGTCCATAAAGTCAAAGAGATTTGAAAGAGTCTCGTCTGGAATGTTCGCTGGCAAGGCTTGCGAGTTTTGAATGCCAAATGTAGAGACGTACGGCCGTACGTCTCTACCAGATGTAATCGACTGGCATAAAAAACGAGCGTAACGCAGCCAGCGGATATTATAGACCGATTCTAATTAACCTTTTATAGTAATATGAATCATAAATAACGGAAAAACTTTTGCTAATACCAACCCGAGACTCGGAACGCGGTACTCGAAACATTCTGTTCTCTGCACTCTAAGCTCTGAGCCATTCAAGCATGCAAGCATTTATTTGGAAAGGCAGAGACAGCTAAAAATCTACAAAATCTATATGATCTATGAACCTGATAGAAAGGATCAGTGACATTGCCAGGAGTCATTTTGAAAGCGCCAGAAGCAGCCACCGGTGGGATCATACCCAACGTGTTTATCGGATAGCTCTCCGTTTGGCCGAACAGGAAGGAGCCGACCGGGAAATTGTTGCGCTGGCAGCTTTGTTGCATGATATTGGCAGAACTGAGGAGGACCGGAGCCGAGGGCGCATTCGTCATGCCGAAAGAGGGGCCGACATGGCACGTAAAATTTTAGCGGGTGAGGGCCTTGAAGATAATAAGATCGGAAAAATCGTTCATTGTATAGCTACCCATCGGTTCAGGGACAATAAGCAACCAGAAACGCCTGAAGCCAAAGTGTTGTTTGATGCGGATAAGCTTGATTCTATCGGGGCAGTGGGTATTGCCAGAGCTTTTCTTTTTGCCGGAGAAGTCGGGGCCATGCTGCACGATAAGGAGGTGGACCCGGAGA harbors:
- a CDS encoding HD domain-containing protein: MNLIERISDIARSHFESARSSHRWDHTQRVYRIALRLAEQEGADREIVALAALLHDIGRTEEDRSRGRIRHAERGADMARKILAGEGLEDNKIGKIVHCIATHRFRDNKQPETPEAKVLFDADKLDSIGAVGIARAFLFAGEVGAMLHDKEVDPEKSLPYSEEDTAYREYLVKLRYIKDQMLTRSGLELAKERHRFMTDFFERLNREVDGEI